The region GACGTTTGCCGCTCTGCTTGTCTCCTCTTTGATCTTTAGGTAGAAGTGTTTGTTCTGCTGCCGACTCCTCGTCTCCTTCATCATCAAAATCTCCAAATTCAGGagcttgaaagaaaaaaaatggtcaattacaGACAATGAGAAAttattccttaaaaaaaaatgtccatattttatttttttaaatctgtgcCGTCACGTCTGTCtctgggaaagctgagtgacaGCTGGAATGATTCCTGGACCGGTTCAGCCGCCATCCAGGCAAGTGACGGCTCCACCAACGGTGTAAGTGCCATAAAGATGGAGCAGGCAGCTGTCCGGGGCCCGTGTAGAAGGGCCCAATCTATTTTCTGGGGCTTTGGCGTACATGTCTTGCAGTGTTAACCACCTGTATGCAGGTCTCCCATCTCTAATTGCACCTCCCCCACTCTTGTGATGTGACAATTATGAAATTAATCACCGCTTCTAATAAACAATAGTTTGTATTTTCTATAAAGGAGACGTGAGCGGATTGTCGGCATCAGCAGAGGATTGTAATAATTATCTGTAATTACTAATCCGGCGGAGAGTCGCTTCATGTAAATCATTATTCCGTGACGTCGCCGCTCGCATCAACGTTTCCAGTTCaatttcttgtttttatttctgccctttttggactgtactttatgtgTTCGCCTGTTGTCTTCCGACGTTCTCCATTGTGGGTGTGGTTTTTGTACCAAATGTTTGCAGTCAGTTTATCAATTATGACATTTAAAAAGTCTCTAAATGTTTGAACAAATTAATTCTAGTTCCCCTGAAGTGATTTCTTCTTACAGCAGTAATTTTTGTACTAATATTACAGCTGCTTGCGACACATTTTAATGGAACTTACAACTTTTTGCTAGAAAAAGGCACAAAAAAGTTAAAGACAAACATAGAATTTTtcattttgcacaaaattcatgaagtGCATTTgcaattttgaagaatttggagcaaaaaacatcaacaaataccacaaaataaaaataaagggtcttaataataataataataataataataataataataaaaaaaaaacataattgatGAATTGGAATATTATGTTTTAACAAAGCAGCTTCCAAAGGGGATGTACAATCCACTTACCCCACACTATAAAATATCACATCAGACTTGTGCTATAGGAGCAATGAATGAGTGGTGAATAGCGACATGAACGGACGTGACCGGTAAATTGGATGACATCTCCTGTAAGTGTGATGGCGGCCATAGTAGCAATGACCCAGCCTTCCACAACCATCGGTCTGCGCAAGATACATAGTGTAATGGTGCACACACTGCAGATTTCATCCCAATCCTGGGTAACATATAGACAGAAAAACAAAGGAAAATGTCCGACGTTCCAGATTCGCCCTTATTCATTTCTCCTTAAAAGCTTATCAGTTCGGCATCATACAAAGACTCGGAAACATTtctctctgcatggttttttgttccTGAATGTtggagcagtctggcacacattgtCATATATTTGGCCTCTTTTCAGATAAGTCATATTTTGCCAATGTTGAAGTCTGCACACATTAGTAAGTCTACCAACAACAGTCTTCTAAAATGATCCTTTCTGTTACCTGCAGGAGAAGCAGGAAAGATCCAGTGCACGGACTTATTGTGACAAAGCTCCAGGATTCTGGAATTCTTCAGGAAATCTTTGTCCCCTATAGGATTCTCGGAGGGGATCCAGAACATGGACTGTTCATAGATTGTGGTGATGTCCCCATCCTAAAGTGGGGGAGAGAAAAGAGAGAAGAAAACTATTCAGAAGACTGTTTTGCAGCAAGGTACTGTatatccttccttcctttctccattcctttttcccttccttcctcccttccttccttccttctttccttccttccttccttcctcctttttttcctccctccctcccttcctttcgtccttcctccctccctctcttCCTTTCTCCCTTCCACCCTCCCTTCCTTTTTCTCTACCTTTCTCTCTTCATTTCTCCATTTCTttctcccttccttcctttctcccttCCCCCTTCCTTTCTTAGTTCCTCCTTCccttcttcccttccttccttccttcttttctccTTTCCTCCCTTCCTCCCTTTCTTCCTCCATTCCTCCCTTCCTTTCGCCCTTCCTTTTTTTCTCCTTGCTTCTTTCATCCCATCCTTCCTTTTTTTCCTtacttttttccttccttcctccctcaatccctccctttcttcctccctccctccctttcttcctcccttctttccttcctttctttctccaTTCCTCCCTTTCTTTCTCcattcctcccttccttcctccattcctcccttccttcctgTCTCCCTTCCTCCAATCCTTCTTTTTTCTCCTTGCTTCTTTCATCTCTTCCTTTCCTTCCTTTTTCCATCCTTCCTGTCATCAGACCCCATATCTTCTTGAAGACGGTTTCTAAAATTTGACAAGTTTGAATGGAGCGTCAGGATTGTGACTGCACAGAAGCTTCTCATCTGTATACAATGTATCTTCTCATTTCCTTTATTTGTCCTTCAAATGCTACATTGTAACGGAGACGACAATGCAGATGTTTCCACAACTGTTTCATCTGGGAAATTTGTACAGAAACAAAATGTTTCACAATGAAATATAATCAAGAAATGGAAAATTTCTCATAAATCCAGAGGAGGAAATGTAATTGTCCCCACATGTGCGAGGGTCCCGCGCTGCCGTCCAATGATGGATTGTTCTCCGGCTTTTGTTCTGTTTATTGTTAGTTGGTGAAAGTTTGTGAAATTGATTTATTGTCTTTGTTTATGGAAGATATAATGTATAATAATGGATTTTCTGTTCATTATTGAGGGGGCGACATCTGTGGATGGGAGACCCCTGTAGAGAGTCCATTCAATTTTCTGCAATTCATTTTTGTAGTAATGCAAAACTATTATGTCTTTTTTGTGTGAATCTCTCAACTATCGCCAAGAGCGTActtcagcacagtggctcagtggttacaccAATACAGTCACTCTATGGCTTCTCCAGCACAGTGAGCAAGTGGTGTCACATCTGCACAGTGGCTAAGTGGCTATTACAGAacaatggctcagtggttactCCAGCACAGTGGTCTAATGGTGACCTCAGAACAGTGATACAGTGGAACctcagcagggtggctcagtggactTTCCAGAACCGGGGTATAGTGTCAATCTTAACACAATGGCTCAGTATCTTCTCCAGCCCAGTGGCCCAGTGGTTACTCTAGAACAGTGGCACAGTTGTAACTACAGCACAGAGGATCAGTGGTTACTCCAGAACAGCGACTCACTGATTACCCTAGCAATTTAGCTCTGTGAGCACTGTAGCCAAGTGGTGATCTCAGCACGTTGACTCAGTGGTTACTCTACCATGGTGGCTTAATAACTAAGACTACGAAAGTGTCCCTATGGATATCCCAGCATGACTCAGTGGTTACCCTAGCATAGTGAGTCAGATGTGACACAACAGTGACTAAGTGGCTACTGCAGCACAAGGGCACAGTGGTTACCTTAGTACGTTATTTACTGCAAAACAATGTGTCATTGGTTACaccagcagggtggctcagtggttactccAGCATAGTGACTCGGCGGTTATCCTACTATGATGCCTTGACTAACTAAGACTACCACATTGACCCCATGGATATCTTATtacagtgactcagtggttagaccagcagagtggctcagtggttaccctGCTGTAGAGGCTATATCAGCATGGGGACTTAGTAGATCTCAGCATATCCTCAGcatattggctcagtggttagaccagcaaagtggctcagtggttaccctGCTGTAGAGGTTATATCAGCATGGTGACTTAGTAGATCTCAGCATATCCTCAGCATAGTGGCTCAGTAGCTAATCCTGCAGAATGGCTCAGTGATTAGTACTTTTGCCTTGCAGCAGTGTGTCACTTGCATGGAGCTTGCACGTTCTTCTGTTCTCTTGTGCAATGCCTCCAGCTTCTCCCATTTCTCACCATACCAGAGGGAAACTGTCTCCCTGTGAATCTCTCCCTTGTGTATGAGAAATATAATGGAGGCCTAAAGGAAAGCGTAAATGCTGTTCCTCCACCACTTCTAGGACCCGGGCAGCATCAGACTCTTTCCCTGTCATCTGTCTACTCCATTACATAAAACTCTCGGGGCGCAATGTTAATGGGATACGGAGAAAGGACGTTCATAGCGATCTGCAGGCGAATGGAGGAAGCACGGGACTTTTCCATTGCTCTTCTGAATATgttctccctcctgtcggctcggcAGGTCACCACTGGGGCATTGCTGGTGAGAAGGGCCTGGAAGAGCATTTCTACTTATAAAGAGCCTCACACTGCTGGTTCCACCGGTGCCCATAATAAAACGGCTTGTATATGGGAAAAAACATTATAGGGCCATACCTCAAACTGCAAATCGGATTCTTCAACTACTGGGATTTCTTTGCTCTGAGTCTTGATGAAACATTTTTCAAGTCCAGCAAAGTAGATGGCAGTAATTCCCTAAAAATAAATCCAAGGCATTAAAGCATGAAGCTGATGTGATTCAAGAACTGTGCAAGAGTCCAGATCTGTCTTTCTACAGGACAAAGCAATGTGTGTAATGCGAGAAAAGAGAGCAAAACATTGCGTCTATAGAAGATATCAAAGGAGTCATGAAAGTGTTCAACTCGATCCATGAAGCAAAACTTCTAGACATGAGAGAATCGATTAGATGAAAATGTAATTTGTCTCCTTTCTTCAAAATCCTCCGGACCCAAATAATTGGAACAATTTGTGTGTCATCTTGTGTAAATCAGCAAAGAGCATGATCGTCGCCATTTTTCACAAAGCAAAAGATTGCACAGGCAACCACAAGGCATGATCAAAGCCAGTATAAAAGCAGAAGTACAGAAAGTAGCAGCAAtttatggtgaatctggatagtgagaggaagtcagagctcagcaatagagataggagagaaagccataaaacactgaagacactgtacagatagtgtgtgacagcgcaGCGTCGATAAACAGCTGCCATCAGATATACGAAGGCTGTGTTCatatgtccagtaatcatccgttACAAATAGACGACAATGATTGCCTCATTAACGGATCCGTTGCCCATTGACTACAAAAccaaaaacagatccggcagagaTCAGTTAGTGAATCACAGAATAAAAAGTTACTTCAGCactatttttttccttcataatttctACTGGTTCCATCAAAAAAgatcattactggacatgtgaacatagctttaggCGGCGCTTACATTCCACAGCTTTAAAACATTTTAATATCGGGAAGAACAAGATGTATCACACACATTTTATTAGTGCAATTAGAGGCTTTgccacaattaaagggaacctgtcacctgaatttggcgggaccagttttgggtcatatgggcggggttttcgggtgtttgattcaccctttcctccggaggacagagaatgaacttcaatccaatattgcggccagcatgcagccagcgggtaaggaaagggtgaatcaaacacccgaaatccccgcccatatgacccaaaactggtcccgccaaattcaggtgacaggttccctttaagaaagtttCGGAAAAAACGTTAAGCAGCTAGTCAATTTAAATGTATAAAAATCCCCTAATCTCCAATAAATTCCCTACGATCCACTATGAAATGtggtataatactgccctctatatacaagaaaatagctgctataatactgcccctatgtacaagaatataactactataatactgctcctgtgtacaagaatataactactataatactgcccctatatacaagaatataactactataatactgccactatgtacaagaatataactactataatactgctcctatgtacaagtataaaactaccataatactgctcctatgtactggaatatacagtaactactataatactgctcctatgtacaagaatataactactataatactgcccctatatacaagaatataactactataatactgcccctatgtacaagaatataactactataatactgctcctgtgtacaagaatataactactataatactgcccctatatacaagaatataactactataatactgctcctgtgtacaagaatataactactataatactgcccctatatacaagaatataactactataatactgctcctgtgtacaagaatataactactataatactgccactatgtacaagaatataactactataatactgctcctatgtacaagtataaaactaccataatactgctcctatgtactggaatatacagtaactactataatactgctcctatgtacaagaatataactactataatactgcccctatatacaagaatataactactataatactgcccctatgtacaagaatataactactataatactgctcctgtgtacaagaatataactactataatactgcccctatatacaagaatataactactataatactgctcctgtgtacaagaatataactactataatactgcccctatatacaagaatataactactataatactgctcctgtgtacaagaatataactactataatactgcccctatatacaagaatataactactataatactgctcctatgtacaggaatataactactataatactgcccctatgtacaagaatataactactataatactgcccctatatacaagaatataactactataatactgctcctatgtacaggaatataactactataatactgcccctatatacaagaatataactactataatactgcccctatatacaagaatataactactataatactgctcctgtgtacaagaatataactactataatactgcccctatatacaagaatataactactataatactgctcctatgtacaggaatataactactataatactgcccctatgtacaagaatataactactataatactgctcctatgtacaggaatataactactataatactgcccctatgtacaagaatataagtagtgTAATTCTGGAGATTAATAGTAGGCTTGGAATATGAGGAAGCAATTGATTGTTTCTATCTTATGTAAACTGTTCTTTAATTGGCCAGTTCCAGGTAATTTTGTCTCCTGTCCTATCATAAAAGGTAATGCCCTTATTATCTAGTTTACACGTCTAACAATCTTATTTTAATTTGAGACTGAAGATCTGCCTGCATTTATGGGTTGGTTTAAAGCTATGATTCTAGTGAACAGATGGTGCAGAGATTGCGTCCGAGGGTCCGTGCCGGCTATAACATTTGCGTATTAAACAAAATGAAGAGTGTAATGAGCCGCTGAATGAGAGCAAATATGGCCTGACCTGAAATTGGTCTGAAGTCAGCAGGAGACCCCAGGGCTGCACTGAATGAAAAGTCTGGGAGTTTGTTACAAGGTGTCTTACTAGCTAAGAACTGTCACCCTGGAAAACGATACAGAAGGGAGATTTATGGTACTGTCAAGGTTTTCGAAAAGTGATACATTGTGACAATTGTACCGTGTGTATGTTTATAGCATCaatatatgtttattttatttgcaGTTTCCTTTTTCTGACTGTGATTTCTTATTATAGTCTTCTGCCGCCTCTAGGGAAGCTTCCTGTTGTGTGTAATTAGCTCCCACCTATAATGACTTTAGTTATAAATAATCTTATTCTGTGCCCCTTCTCACCTCAGACCCTGAAGCTAATTAATTGACTATATGGCAGGTACATCCCGAAGTCTCGGCACATGCAAAGGGTTAAACTCCTGCACCGGTTTCAGCAATGGCTGTAAAGAGTTTATTTCTAGATGTTTACAAACTGTATGACACAATGTATCAAAAGCCCATTTCACAGCGATTATCATCCGCTGGGCTCATTCTTCTGCAGATCTTTACGTTGTTATGTGAAATATTTGCTCTGCGGAGATTTTACACTGCATCAATGTAAAACGTCTTCATTATCAATAAAACTGGGAAATTGGAAAGAGAAATTCCATCATAACTAATCGTTAACGTGTTCCCAAAAGTCGACTTTTAAACCATTTTGCATTGACGGTGCATTTTTCTAAACAACGACAGTATTTTTGCTTTGATTTTTTGCAATAATTTTAGTGTTTTTATAGGTAGAAAAATCTATGCAAAGAAAATGAGCAGAAGTTTAGTTAGGACGCACATGTTTAAAGTCATGAATCTCCACTGCGTTCTCTGTGCCATTCTCTGTCCGAAAAGTTTCCATCTGTTTCATTGGATCGATCTCCATCAGGACCGTCGTCTGCTCGCCGTCAATGAAGAATTTGTATTCTACATCATAGACCTGTGGAGAGACAAAGGGGAGAAAGACGGGAATAATAATGGAGGACAATATTGTTTTATGGAGCCATTTTGAAATGCAATTTCAGCCGTGGTAATAAAAGCTGTGAGGACTTTTATATTGCAAATCAAATGTTTTCTGCTGCTTCACTGGCTCATCGGAAGCAAGAAATATTCATGAGGGCTCCAATAGCAGGTAATGGCCCCAGAAAGCAGGAGCTGTGTGGAAATAGGGACCCATAAGGATGGTCCGAGCCTCATCAGCACCACCACCTTCACAAATTTTGGAAGCCCAGACATGTGGAGCTGCTTGGAGGAGTCCTCACCCTGTAGAAAAGATGTCACACTGGACTTTTTATCTAAAATTTACAACTTTCCTGCTCTGCAGGGTACAGAAATCTTAAGAGCAATGTTCCTTGGTGCTCCATGTCATTACTTTTCTCACTGCATGGCACTGCGTGTTTAGTATATGCAGGGCCAGGAGTCACACTAAACATGAAAAATCGGTCTGAGTCTTCCTGCCGAGACTCACACGAATGTaatgtgagtgtcatgcgagtacaatctgatttttcacaactagcatccGACTTACATCTGACTGCAATGTGATTGCTAtctgactgcaatgcgattttaacatgagcttttacatagaataattctctaagtcatttacacatcacTTTCAAAGGAGATATTCatcaaaaaacacacacacatgtatatatatatacacactgctcaaaaaataaagggaacacttaaacaacagagtataactccaagtaaatcaaacttctgtgaaatcaaactgtccacttaggaagcaacactgattgacaatcaatttcacatgctgctgtgcaaatggaatagacaacagatagaaattattggcaattatcaagacacactcaataaaggagaggttctgcaggtggggaccacagaccacatctcagtaccaatgctttctggctgatgttttggtcacttttgaatgttggttgtgctttcacactcgtggcagcatgagacggactctacaacccacacaagtggctcaggtagtgcagctcatccaggatggcacatcaatgcgagctgtggcaagaaggtttgctgtgtctgtcagcgtagtgtccagagggtggaggcgctactaggagacaggccactacaccaggagacgtggagggggccataggagggcaacaacccagcagcaggaccgctacctcagcctttgtgcaaggaaggaggaacagaaggagcactgccagagccctgcaaaatgacctccagcagtccacaaatgtgcatgtgtctgcacaaacggttagaaaacgACTCCATGAAGatgacactgagcacatgtgacagaagtgacagagtctggagatgccatggagagcgatctgctgcctgcaacatccttcagcatgaccggtttggcagtgggtcagtaatggtgtggggtggcatttctttggagggtcgcagagccctccatgtgctcgccagaggtagcctgactgccattaggtaccaagatgaaaccctcagaccccttgtgagaccatatgctggtgcagctggccctaggttcctcctaatgcaggacaatgccagacctcatgtggctggagtgtgtcagcagttcctgcaagatgaaggcattgaagctatggactggcccgccccttccccagacctgaatccaattgaacacatctgggacatcatgtctcgcaccatccaccaacatcacattgcaccacagactgtcgccgagttggcggatgctttagtccaggtttgggaggagaccatctcctgcctcatcaggagcatgcctaggcattgtacggaggtcatacaggcacgtggaggccacacacactactgagcatcatttccttgtcttgaggcatttccactgatgttggatcagcctgtaacttcattttcaactttgattttgagcatcattccaactccagacctccgtaggatattagttgtgatttacgttgataatttttaggttttattgttttcaacacattccactatgtaatgaataaagatttacaactggaatatttcattcagtgatatctaggatgtggaattttagtgttccctttatttttttgagcagtgtatatatgtatatatatatatatatatatatatatatatatatatatatataaatatataccgtatatactcgagtataagccgagattttcagcccaaatttttgggctgaaagtgcccctctcggcttatactcgagtcacggtctgtggcagggtcggcgggtgcaggggagagggcgctgaggcatactcacctagtcccggcgatcctgacgctccccctacccatcacactgtcttcgggtgccgcagctcttcccctgtacagcggtcacgtgggaccgctcattaaacttatgaatatggactccactcccataggggtggagccgcatagtcatttctctaatcagcggtgccggtgaccgctgatagaggaagaggctgcggcacccggagaccagctgtccgggggaaggagcgggacgccgggagcaggtaagtatcgcatatttacctgtccacgttccacacgccaggcgccgctccatcttcccggcgtctctccgctctgactgtgcaggtcagagggcgcgatgatgcatatagtgtgcacggcgccctctgcctgatcagtcagtgcagagagacgccgggaccggacgctgaggagctgcaagcaagaaaggtaagtatgtgtttttttttttattgcagcagcagcaccagcgttatatatggcacagatttatgtggagcatctatggagccaaactgaatgctgcagagcatatagggcacagctatataatgagcatctatggggccaaactgaacgctgcagagcatatagggcacagctatataatgagcatctatggggccaaactgaacggtccagagcgtatatggcacagctttataaggagcatctatggggccataatgaacggtgcagagcatatatggcacagctttatatggagcatctatagggccataatgaacggtgcagagcattgtatatgtggcacagctttatatggagcatctatggggccataatgagcggtgcagagcattctatatggcacagctatatatggataatatatggggcaataatcaatggtatggagcattatatatggcacagctttatatggagcatctatggggcaataatgaatggtatggagcatctatttttatttttgaaattcaccggtagctgctgcattttccaccctaggcttatactcgagtcaataagttttcccagttttttgtggcaaaattaggggggtcggcttatactcgggtcggcttatactcgagtatatacggtatatatatatatatatatatatatatatatatatatatgtgccctTAGACAGGGAATAGTAGTTCACAGGGAGATACTGAGCACatgctgctggatgacaggctctaTGGtctcatcatgcaaccatgcatctatatgtagcagagctaaacccgtcatgggacaaatggattagcagcatctctgtggaAATGTGAAGAatactgttgttttttatttttaactcttttgcagatgacaagtgcATTAGTGGAATGggcaaggtcataagtatggtttaattaagatttattaaaggagtctgtcattctttcaattaaaggactttttttctgggtgtctgtgtttttatacaacatGACTATAGGTTTAGTAATAGGTTTTCTTATTgatgcctctacattactaaccttggggcttgatgtcacctgacaatacaaaggtgacatcaactcccccaactatcaccccacttgccaccgctacagggcaagtgggaagagcgaggctaagaattggcgtatcttagagatgagccttttctggggcagctcagagatgatgtttttagcctggggcgaggcagtatccatggccccttcctaggctaataatatcagcctgaagctgtctgcatagctttttctggttattaattatagggggaccctacataattttttttttagagtcccacattttaatagccagttaaggctaagtatatagttgtgagctgatattaacagcctgggggggaaagcagtatccatggccccttcctaggctattaatatcagcccgcagctgtctgcatagcctttgctggttattaattatagggggaccccacatcatttttttaggatCCCCCatttaaatagccagtaaaggctaagtatatagttatgagctgatatttatagcctgggtattacccctttcccaggttataaacatctgcctcagccatcggctttccctctgctggttacaaaaaatgcttgggagcccacgccatttgtttccaaaaaataatatattattaattaaatacatgtacagcaagctgcacacacactgtactaattgtgtgagtcacagacatctgtatatctacctattctatatgtatttactctaTGTAAtcaatctcttctatcctgttttcTCCTGAAGTGATTTTACAGTGCACGGCAGATAAAttgtcggcttttcttctatctatctatgtaatatgttCTATatgtgttgtttgtaaaccaggtattggtacttttggcagtgtagacaggtgtcaagtcctgatggagaatgacagttccatctccaaaaagcttgtcggcagagggaagcataaagtgctctaaaatgtcctggcagacggctgctctgactttggtcttaatgaaacacagtggacctacaccagcagatgacatggttccccaaaccatcactgattgcggaaacttcacactagaccttgaaaatcaaggtcccagagtctggaggaagagtggaga is a window of Ranitomeya variabilis isolate aRanVar5 chromosome 2, aRanVar5.hap1, whole genome shotgun sequence DNA encoding:
- the TNMD gene encoding tenomodulin, whose product is MKKDENLGESGLQTGENLKPPKRHFKKCAILALSVCLLIIVSLLVLLFFVKDLWKQMPEKVYDVEYKFFIDGEQTTVLMEIDPMKQMETFRTENGTENAVEIHDFKHGITAIYFAGLEKCFIKTQSKEIPVVEESDLQFEDGDITTIYEQSMFWIPSENPIGDKDFLKNSRILELCHNKSVHWIFPASPAAPEFGDFDDEGDEESAAEQTLLPKDQRGDKQSGKRHSRSLTEEDQPINDYREVGLEFHPMWDHRGFCCHHCRRGQRYCRRVCEPLLGYYPYPYCYGSGRVICRIIMPCNWWVARMLGRV